The candidate division WOR-3 bacterium genome segment TTTCATCACCCGCACACGCAGCACATCCAAAGCCGCCGGCGATAGACGCCGAGTATCGTCTTCTCTCATTACTCACAGTATACACCAAACCGACTCCCATGTCAAACATTTTATGCTCTGATTAGTATGATAGTTGAGTCGGGTAGCTCCATCGCCGTGCCGCAGAAGATGCCCTCGTTGCCTTTGCCCTTCGCCTCCGCCTCGACGCCAGCCTGGCGCGCGGGCGCGACCACGGCACGGTTTTCCGGTTTGATGCCCAGGTCGTTCATCAGTAGTTCCACCTTCTGGACCGTTTCCCGGTCCACGAAACCCATGGCGTGTTCGCAACGGTAGCGGAAGTACCGACGGATGATCTCCTGGCAGGCCGCCTCCTGGGTGACGGCGTCATCGGTGATGCCGAATCCGGCTCGGTTCACACCCATCTCCGTCGGTGACTGGTAGCGCGGACTGCCGGTGATCCTGGTGAGAATACGGCGCAGGACCGGGAAGACTTCGACGTCGCGGTTGTAGTTCACCGCGACCGAACCGGACGCCTCGAGGTGGAAGGGATCCACAACGTTGAAGTCCCGGATATCTGCCGTCGCGGCCTCGTAAGCCACGTTCACCGGGTGTTTGAGCGGGAGGTTCCATATCGGGAAGGTCTCGAACTTCGCGTATCCCGACTTGACCCCGCGTTGGTGGTCGTGGTACATCTGTGACAGGCACGTCGCCAGTTTGCCGCTGCCGGGGCCGGGTCCTGTTACCACCACCAGAGGTTTCTCGGTCACCACATACTCGTTGGCGCCGTACCCTTCCGGGCTGACTACGATGTCGACCTCGGTGGGGTACCCTCTGGTGAAGCGGTGCGTGTAGACCCGGACGCCACGGTGTTCGAGCTTGTTCTTGAACGCGGCCGCCGCCGGTTGGTTGTCGAACCGGGTGATGACCACCGCCCTGACGAGCAGGCCCTGTTCTTTCAAGTCATCAATCAGCTTCAGAGCATCGGCGTCGTAGGTGATACCGAAGTCGGCCCGGATCTTGCGGCGCTCGATGTCCCCGGCGTGGATGCAGAGGATGATGTCAGCATCGTCCCGCAGTTCGCGCAGCAGTTCCATCTTCACGTTGGGGTGGAAGCCGGGCAGGACCCGGGACGCATGGTAGTCATAGACCAGCTTGCCCCCGAGTTCGAGGTAGAGTTTGGTGCCGAACTCCGCGACCCGTTCGTGGATAGCCGCTGTCTGTTCGGCGAGGTACTTCTGGTTGTCGAAGCCGATCCGATTCGGGGTGGTGGCGGGGATTTCGAGCATGGGAGTCTAGTAAACCGCAGATCGCGACTGATGTCAAACCCGGCGGCCGGCCTTCCCGCAGCTTGACACTCATTCCTTAGCTGCTAAACTTCGCCCCAGTATGAAGTCACTGAATCTCATTTTGATCGGGCCGCCCGGCAGCGGCAAAGGTACGCAGGCCGAACTGCTTAGGGAGAAGAACAGCTTCGTGCACTATTCGACCGGAGAGGTGTTCCGCGACCATATCCGGCGCAAGACGCCGGTCGGCCTGCAGGTCGAGAGGTACGTGACTTCCGGGGGCCTGGTTCCGGACTCGGTCGTGCTGGAAGTGGTGAACAGCTTCCTGGCCGAGAACGCAGGCAAAGCGATTCTGTTTGACGGGTTCCCGAGAACGATTCCGCAGGCAGAGGGTCTGGACAAGGTGCTGGCAGAGAACCAGCTGGCTGTGGACATGGCGGTGCTGGTGGACCTTGCTGACGACGAGGTCGTCAAGCGTCTGACCGCGCGGCGCCAGTGCCGAAGTTGTTCGAAGATCTATAACTTGACATTCAAGCCGCCGAAGAAGGGTGGGGTCTGCGACGACTGCGACGGCGAGATCTACCAGCGCAAGGATGATTCCGAGAACGTGATCCGCGACCGGCTCAATACGTACCACAAGCAGACCGAGCCGGTAATCGGCTACTACTCCACTCAGGGCAAGCTTAAGCGGATTGACGGCGCGCTGGGGCGGGACCGGGTGTACGAAGAGGTGACGCGCCTGATTGGCGCGGCTTGACGCCGGACGCATGACGCATGACGCCAGATTCGGCGTGGAGCGTGAAGCGTCGGGCACGAGACGTCCTTGCCTGTCCATCTGAAATCGACTCGCGAGGTCGAGGGGATTCGAGCGGCGGGGCGAGTCGTCGCCGGGGCGCTGGAAGCGGTCGGCAAGGCAGTCAGTCCCGGCAAGACCCTGCGTGAGCTCGAACAGGTCTGCGATGGGTACATCCGTTCGCAGGGAGGCTATCCGACCTTCCTCGGCTACCGTGGCTTTCCCGCGGCGGTCTGCATTGGAGTGAACGAGGAAGTCGTGCACGGGATTCCCGGTCACCGGAGGTTGATCGAAGGTGACATCGTCAAGGTGGATGTCGGCGTGACCAAGGAGGGCCTGATTGCCGACGGGGCGAGGACGTTTCCGGTGGGGAAGGTGAAGCCGGAGATAGTAGCTTTGGTCGCCGCAACCGAACGTTCGTTCTGGCTGGGCGCGGCCCAGGCCCGGGCAGGAAATCGCGTGTCGGACATCGGTCACGCGGTGCAGTCTTACGTCGAGGCACAAGGCTATTCGGTCGTGCGCGACCTGTGTGGCCACGGTGTCGGCACGAATCTGCACGAGGACCCGTCGGTGCCGAACTTCGGCAAGCCGGGTCTGGGGATGAAGCTTGTCGCCGGGATGACGCTGGCGATCGAGCCGATGGTGAATATGGGCAGGTACGATGTGGAAACGCTTGCCAACGGATGGACCGTGGTTGCGGCGGACCACAAACCATCGGCGCACTACGAGCATACGGTGCTCGTTACTGCCGGCGAGCCGGAGATACTGACACGGGGAACTGGCGAGTGACTGTCTTCGTGTGTAGAATACGTAGTACAATGAGGCAGCAGCGGATATTGGAGACGAATGAGTAAGAAAGACCTGATACAGCTTGAGGGGACGATACTGGAGTCGTTGCCCAGCGCGACCTTCAA includes the following:
- a CDS encoding DUF1846 family protein; the encoded protein is MLEIPATTPNRIGFDNQKYLAEQTAAIHERVAEFGTKLYLELGGKLVYDYHASRVLPGFHPNVKMELLRELRDDADIILCIHAGDIERRKIRADFGITYDADALKLIDDLKEQGLLVRAVVITRFDNQPAAAAFKNKLEHRGVRVYTHRFTRGYPTEVDIVVSPEGYGANEYVVTEKPLVVVTGPGPGSGKLATCLSQMYHDHQRGVKSGYAKFETFPIWNLPLKHPVNVAYEAATADIRDFNVVDPFHLEASGSVAVNYNRDVEVFPVLRRILTRITGSPRYQSPTEMGVNRAGFGITDDAVTQEAACQEIIRRYFRYRCEHAMGFVDRETVQKVELLMNDLGIKPENRAVVAPARQAGVEAEAKGKGNEGIFCGTAMELPDSTIILIRA
- the map gene encoding type I methionyl aminopeptidase; its protein translation is MPVHLKSTREVEGIRAAGRVVAGALEAVGKAVSPGKTLRELEQVCDGYIRSQGGYPTFLGYRGFPAAVCIGVNEEVVHGIPGHRRLIEGDIVKVDVGVTKEGLIADGARTFPVGKVKPEIVALVAATERSFWLGAAQARAGNRVSDIGHAVQSYVEAQGYSVVRDLCGHGVGTNLHEDPSVPNFGKPGLGMKLVAGMTLAIEPMVNMGRYDVETLANGWTVVAADHKPSAHYEHTVLVTAGEPEILTRGTGE
- a CDS encoding adenylate kinase, with the protein product MKSLNLILIGPPGSGKGTQAELLREKNSFVHYSTGEVFRDHIRRKTPVGLQVERYVTSGGLVPDSVVLEVVNSFLAENAGKAILFDGFPRTIPQAEGLDKVLAENQLAVDMAVLVDLADDEVVKRLTARRQCRSCSKIYNLTFKPPKKGGVCDDCDGEIYQRKDDSENVIRDRLNTYHKQTEPVIGYYSTQGKLKRIDGALGRDRVYEEVTRLIGAA